The Hippocampus zosterae strain Florida chromosome 2, ASM2543408v3, whole genome shotgun sequence genome contains the following window.
GCGTGCTGGAAGAATTTGGGGTGGAGTTGGTGTGTCTCGCTGGATTCATGCGGATCCTCACAGGATCTTTCGTCAAGAAATGGAACAGTGAGTTGAAGAACTGATGATCACTTATAAATCTtgagatttttatttctttttttaaatcgtctCATCTTAGGTAAACTTTTGAACATCCATCCCTCCCTGCTGCCCTCCTTCAAGGGGGTGAACGCCCAAAAGCAAGCTCTCCAGGCCGGGGTGCGGGTCAGCGGCTGCACAGTACACTTTGTTGCAGTAAGTCGGCCACGTTGTCATCCGAACATCAGCATGCCATCAAGGCCAAGACGAATCTTCTCATTTGCCTGTCAGGAGGAGGTGGACGCAGGGGCCATCATTGTGCAGGAGGCTGTGCCAGTGTTGAGCGGCGACACAGAGGAAAGTCTGGCGGACAGAATCAAAGAGGCTGAGCACAGGGCCTTCCCGGTGGCTATGGAGCTGGTCGCCAGTGGGGCCATCCACCTTAGTGAGGACGGACGTGTCATCCACCGGTCCAATTTACAGCAGTAGTACGAATAGTCAAGTAAAAGTGTAGTATGACACTGCATCAAAGCAGGGGCTTTGGGGAAATAAACATTTCAGATTTGCATGAATGGTGAATGTTTGCTTGAGGGCATGACGGCTCCCTGGTGCCTGCGGGCATTCTTGTGGGTGACCCCTGAAGTTGAGTCaatataacaatgtaaaataagtACAAGTGTGtaaaacacaaggaatttgtctccggtcgtAACAACTAATAACGAGCAACTACCAtaaacaaagtattgaaagacTTGCCATAATGTAAAGGAACCATTGTTCCAACACTGACGGCTATGCTATGTGCAGACTCATCAAGCAGAGTTGAAACTTCTCCATTTTACCCCCAAGAAGTTAATATTCCCATTGAACTTGATGTTTGTTAATTTGTTACGCTGTTTGAAATCCATATTGGTCAAgctcccacacaggaaggccgcagccaggatcgaacccacaatcaTGCACTGCGAGGCTGACATGCTATAACACCTTAATCACCGAGCCGCCTATTTCAGGaacatatgcaaaaaaaacaaaaaacacctttgATCATAACTTGTCAACTACGAAACCATAAAACAGATGCATCATTTAAGAAGAGCATGTTGGATGTGAAAATCATCTACCgtacatgggggggaaaaaggtctaactctaaaatgaagaaaataagatGTCTCATTTTACTGGTAATGTGCCAATGTTTGGCCACTCTTGAGACCTCAgagtgtcatgattctgttacATTTTCATGATGACTGTGATTCTGATCAGGACACTTGACAATGACATTGACTAATTTCATGCATGTTTGCACCAATGGAAGCACAGGACTGTGAGCCTCTCGTTTCCAGCTCTGGTCGACAGGTGTGGCTTTCCCTGCAGGCCGTATCCACTCAGTGTCTGGATGATCTCCTCTAGGATTTGAAGGAACAACAGGTGAAAATAAATGGCATGATTTCAATCAAGTGAGTcagcaacaaaaatatgaaaggatCACGGAAACCACAAAAATTCCTCACGGGTGTGAATAACAAGGGCATTTTAGTTTACGtaataaaacaaattgaaaacaaactgtttacaaaaaaacatgcttttaaaaaaacgatTACTAAGGACTATATTTTCTGTTTACAAAACTAGAATTTTAGCAAAAAGTCCATTTTCATCTTTGGCAATTTAATTTATGAGCCCTTTGAGGTTGATTTTTATCTTGCACACAAGACTAAAgctaatacaaataaaactatTGTACAAACAATCCGATGCTGAAAACTAACTAAAagtaaatcaattttaaaaaacaataaatgaaaattccCAAACAAATATAACACAGGTGAACAGTTGTGTTGTGACAAATAAATTGTTCATCTTTGTGCCAGTTACATAAACTGgggttggtgttgtttttatttttttgcctcatgTAAAATGTGTGCCTTGCCTCCAAAGTCACTTGGGACaaagccgactcttcctactcaggaaactgaggtcttttggggctcagaggtcactccttaagatgttctataaactcggtggtggcctcggccatccattatggcattgtctgctggtcaggcagcatctcggcccgggacagaaagagactggagcgactggtcaggaaggccagttctgtcctgggttgctcccttgacactctggaggaggtgggcaacagaaggatgctaactaagctaaaagctatgatggccagttcctcccacaccctccagcccgccctgacagcacttggtagctccttcagccagagactgttacacccgcgctgcaagaaggatagataccgacgctcgttcctaccgactgctgtcaggttgatgaataaaaaataacaatcataataataatagtaattaaatgatgtgaaggaaaattgtaaatagtactgcgatttatccattttgtgttcatattgcatttaattgaaagatgtttgttgttttttttccctttcttctttctacatacattcttgctgctggaggctgtaaatttccccagtgtgggacgaataaaggatatcttatcctaTCTTGCCAActcagcggtgaaaaaaacccaacccagGCACCTGGATCATTCTCTGCTATGGTGACCAAGTAGAACAGCCCTCGACTGGACAGCAACTGGGATACGATTGGTAGAAATCTGTCGGTGACCTCACGGCCTCGACTCCCACCGGCCCAAGCAGCTTCGATGCCTTTGCTGCCCACCTTgatgacacatacacacagaaacCCCCCCCAACTTAACTCCTCCATGATCTCACTTGCGTGACAGCTCAACTTTCAGGTGGAGAGCCACCTCGCTGGATGGTGTGACCACATATGGAGGGTTAAACAGGAGCACATCCACTTGTCCACTTAACCGGAGCAGGAGACTTTCCACCTAAACCAAAGCGCAAATGTGAAGCAGGCAACTCAAGATTTGAAGTTGACCCTTGTGCATGTAAAGCAGCACCTGACCAGGTCTGTGATGATGGGCTCCAGCGACACAGTGTTGCGTGATGCCGTCCTGGCAGTGCACAGCGCGGCGGCACGATTCACGTCTGTACAACTAGTAAACACACTCTTGGTCACATGGAGGGGAGCAGACGTGACGACAATGTTGAGACACTTACAAGTAAATCGCAGAGGGTCCCAGCAGGGACGCGAGGAATGCGGACACCACTCCGGAGCCGCTACCGAcctccacgcacacacacggcctGCTGACAATGGTGACAAGCGTGCtgcaacactcctcacaaataTTTTGCAATATTTAGCTTTCGGGTGAAACTTCAGCGGTAAACTGACTGGCGaacttgactgaaccttctcaAAACTTTGAACAGTTGTTCTGTGTTCTTTTTGTGGAAATGGCAACAGTAACAACAAATTTAAACCTTTGGAGGTCAAATTAACACTGAATTTAGGTTAATCCTAATTACTTCACTAATTTCACTCCAAAACTGGTTATATGAGAGACAGTCAGGAACATAATTCAAGATTACCATGCACATAAACAAAACTGTAATCTTCCACACATAATACTGAAATACCCTTATATTCTTAAGGAAGATACACATTTCAGTGGTGCACGTGGGAGCAATTCAGTAAGGTCTGAGAGTTTCACTAAGGTGTGTGAGGGGGCGTGTTTCAGTGGTCTGTGAGAACTCAGTAGTATGTGTTTGTGGGCATATCAGTGGTATAGTGTGTGACAGTAGGATGTTTGTGAGCCTTTAATTTGTGTGTATGAGCACATGGTGAAAGAGTGTTTTGGCAGTGTACCACTAGGGTGAGTGTGATAGCATTTCAATAACGTTTGTGAGAGTAATTCAGTACCACATTCTGTGACAGTATTTGTATGTGTTTTAGTAGGGGTGCGTGAAAGTTTCATTGTGTATGAGAGCAGTTTAGCAGCATTTGTGAGACCgttcgcgcgcgcgcgtgtgtgcgtgtgtgtgtgtgtgtttgtcacctCATGTTTTGGAGCTTGCGAGCATCCTTTTCCAGCGCATCAATGAGCAGGAAGGAATCCTCCGACGGCTCGTAAACTTGGCTGAAGTCTCCTCGTCCGGCGTGATCGTACAGCGGCGTGGGGTAGTTCGCCGTCATGGTTAAACGCATACCTCCCTTCTCCTCGGGTCAGTCACGTTCATGTCGCGGCACCAATCAATTTTAATGAATCGTGACACGTTTGGTATTTACTCGTTGAACGTTAAGACGCGCCTCGGTTTACTTCCTATTACGTCGGCGTACGTACTTACGTACGTGTTACGTCAGTCTGCGTCTTCGTGACCTTTGAGATATAGCTACCACCTTGTGGACATTATTGAGAATTGCACTATTTGCTTGCCTTCGAATCGAATGAATGctttttcagttcattttattGAAAGCGATCAGCTCAAAATCTAACGGTCAATAATAGACTTTTGTACAGTTTTCGTCTCCTGTCGTTCAGCAGCTGTTTGTCGAGTCGTATGAATTTCAAGTGCAGTGAATAAATATTggtttgaaatgaaattaattgtTGTAATTGGCAATTCCATAGATGTCTTGAACATACCGGTAACTGCATGTCTGATGTTTCTaacaaatcattcattcattcattcattcatcttccgagccgcttgatcctcacgcgggtcgcgggggtgctggagcctatcccagctgtcttcgggcagtaggcgggggacgccctgaatcggttgccagccaatcgcagggcacacagagacgaacaatcattcgtgttcgcactcacacctagggacaatttagagtgttcaatcagcctgccacgcatgtttttggaatgtgggaggaaaccggagcacccggagtgtgagtgcgaatggttgttcgtttctgtgtgccctgcgattggcttgcaaccgattcagggtgtcccccgcctactgcccgaagacagctgggataggctccagcaccccccgcgaccctagtgaggatcgagtggctcggaagatgaatgaatgaatgactccaGCCTGCACTGTTACTTTTCTGGCCTAAGAGTGGCTAAGTATGTCACCCACATTCATTGAATACATTAGACAGATTTTTGAACGTCAGCCTGTGCAGTGGATGTGTGATAAAACAGGTTGATTGATTGGCGATGAAAAGGCAAACAGCACTGTCACATGCCCACTGCCTGAGTTGGCCATCAATGAGTGCTGGTCACTGGACGTGAATGTTTATAACACTTCCCAGTccgcaaaattggtctggctcagctctggggcagacacggcacgtacactcggcccacatacctcaatgaatgacggtcctgcagtggccgacgtctggcatccatgatgtgggccgcattcggcccagatctgagccgcattgtaaaaccatatctggccaaactccggcccgacgctgtgccagaacaggttcctgatatgaGCCTGAATTtaacctcaactaagccacatctttcatgagccatatttgacccacatttaaaaaaaaacgtctcaaaAACGACCGttataaaatatgtttattgtcttAATTTGTGAatataactccacatacactggaaaaatgaacttttctttatttaacagtgaacacaaagtccaaattgggatgcagcttactattgaacggtatttttctgtccatcaaattgttgcgctctccatgtcctcttttcttctgaTGCTCTCCTTGCTGTCACCATCTCgatcaggagccagatgtagccatcttttgattgtgacatcaatttgCTGGTGTGAGGCCCAAGATGTTCGGTTGTTAGGTCTCACAGCGGCTGTAAGAactgtaagaaaacaaaaatggacagtctgttaggaaaacaaacatttgtacatgtcatgcacaatgaatggtcagtaaaaataacccTTGAAATTTCTTATGATATGtatgattataataataatcatttcatttagaagcgtctttcaagacactcaaggacactttacaacccaAACTAAACTAGGTGTGACGCTGTGGGGCGGAATATTTGCCACCAAAAACTAAGCGTGAataacttttaaatagtttataCTGAATTTGAATTACGCGAATTGAAGGTcagtggctcggataatggatggatttgtatattttactctgaatcatattgaataactgaatttgaaacgatatacttttttttctttgaaactgtatttgatcctcactgaaaattaaattctgtttattttcatattcagtctTGCAAATACAAAACTTCATTTCAACAacaaattttgtttttgaattgaggcactaagttttaaattaactttatggtcaagtatgaagtatccggtttgtattgcagcaaacggaatcaaaattaatttaattgtatttcagtgcagaaatgttttatttatttattttgttgtattttttcttatcttatttgatgtagttttttaacattgtactcgtgattttaactgcttgttgtaaggtgtccttgagtttctagaaaggcgcccacaaataaaatgtattattattattattattattatttttggcagcacctctgactgttcaatcacctacattttcacaagtgatgtGAAATGAGCCAGTAcacagagccggctctttgaagtgaacgatgagccgtttttagatgaaaaaaacgaccatgtatagtgaggcgttttgagCCCAAAAAAAGGATTAGGTagagtaaggcgcttttagccgaaaaaaatgaccatgtatattaaggattttttagcccaaaaaacaacatttttagacaagaaaaacgaccatgtatatatagtaaggcgtatttagccgaaaaaaacgaccatgtgaagtaaggcgtttttagccgataaaaaaagaccatggatagatagtaaggcgtttttagccgaaaaaaacgaccacatacagtaaagcgtttttagctgaaaaaaatgaccatgtatatatagcattttaactaaaaaaaaaggaccatgtataggaaggcgtttttagccgaaaaaaaaccgaccatgtgtagtaaggtgttttcagccgaaaaaaaatgtaccatgtaatgcgtttttagccgaccccccccccccccacccgaccacatagccggaaaaaaaacccgaccacgtATAgacagtggcggttctggatcaatttcactcagggggccgggctgggtccaggggttttgatgggggggggggggggcacattcaacccagggctaaaaagacagattcaaaatcgtatttgactttttatttcttcaaagtttgaaattgtagtcataacattacagtgatgagaaataaaacagtattaggaaggctaaaatgtctgcaagcgtaagaATATGCCGtgtctgttgtgaaaaaaatgaccatgtatagtaagccgtttttcgacgaaaaaaacgaccatgtatagaaaagggttttgagccgaaataaacatcgtgtctttccggctaaaaataccttactattcatggtcgttttttttcagctaaaaacgccttactatacatggtcgtttttttggggcttaaaacgccttgctattcatggtcatttttttgggcctaaaacgccttgctattcatggtcgttattttcggctaaaaacaccttgcaatacatggtcaatttttttcggctaaaaacgctgtaCTGCAAacggttggttttttttcagctaaaaacaccttattatacatggtcgttagtttcatcgaaaaacgccatactatacatggtctttttttcagctaaaaacacattaataTACGTGGTCGggtgtttttcggctaaaaacgcctgactctacatggttgttttttgggggggttaaaaagCCTTGGTCATTTGACACCAGccaatggtcattttttcgtctaaaaacggcttactatacatggtcgtttttttcggctaaaaacgtcgtactatacatggtcgttttttttccagctaaaaaggccttactatacagggtctttttttcggctaaaaacacattaatatacgtggtcgtttttttttcggctaaaaacaccttgcaatacacggttgttttttttccggctaaaaacgccttattatacatggtctttttttatggctaaaacgccttattattcatggtcgtttttttcggctaaaaacaccttgcaatacacggttgttttttttccggctaaaaacgccttattatacatggtcttttttttatggctaaaacgccttattattcatggtcgtttttttcggctaaaaacaccatGCAatacacggttgtttttttcctgctaaaaacgccttattatacatgatcgttattttcgtcgaaaaacgcctgactatacatggtagtttttttgggttaaaacaccttactatacatggccatttttttttccggctataaacgccatggtcgtttttttcgggttaaaaagcCTTACAATGGATGGTCatgttttcgtctaaaaacggcttcctatacatggtcgttttttatggCTAAAAACACTTTGcaatagatggtcgtttttttcggctaaaaacgccttactgcacatggttgtttttttttccggctaaaaacgccttattaaaCATGATCGTTATTTTCGttgaaaaatgcctgactatacatggtcgtttttttgggttaaaacaccttaccggtcttttttttttttggtctaaaaacgtcttactatatacatggtcctggtttttcggctaaaaacgcctttctattcttggtcgttattttcggctaaaaacgccttgctctaaatggtcgtttttttcgagttaaaaacgcctttctatgcatggtcgtttttttcgactaaaaacgcctttctatacatggtcgtttttttcggctaaaaacgcctttctatacatggtcggttttttttcggctaaaaacgcctttctttacgtggtcggttttttcggctaaaaacaccttactatatgtggtcgtttttttcgtctaaaaacacctttgtgtacatggttgtttttttcgactaaaaacgccttactatacatcactggtgtcaaactcatttcacatggtgggccacatacggcctcggtagatgtcaagtgggccggaccattaaaatgataccatactttgctataaacaaccaaaacaaaatgtctttcctttgttttggtctaaagaagcacaagaacatttggaaaatgtggaCATTTAATGAACGTGtcctttacaaaacatttcatgaaggacgttacatttccttcaacaaatgtgcaattaattttattattcatatatatgcattgcaactgatcctactgattgtacaaactttaacaagtaattggtattgaaaaatatagtaatgcactttttgattaaacaagatttatcaagaaattaagttttaaaccatttacacgtgcatataaaatctaaatgtaatccctgcctacaccttacaaactaaggagagtgctatatAATGTGTAAATGTCAGAGcgctattgatagcgtctgctgttatgggtctgtctcagtgacggactgaggctgctgttatcttcttctctggtcaaaacagtgtcccctagCGTATACTCAAAGAATTGCACCttcttaaaaatattaattcggtgtcttttctgcatgttttttcatttttaaattgtcttGCGGGCCTGCTTGAacctcgcgcgcgcgcgcgtgtgtgtgtgtgtgtgtgtgtgtgtgtgtgtgtgtgtgtgtgtgtgtgtgtgtgtgtgtgtgtgtgtgtgtgtgtgtgtgcgtatgtgtctctgatgaatggaattccgcatcggtgtgcaaCTGTAAAACAAGGTTgcgtgttgaaaaaataaatctgaaactgtatttaagggtggctcaatactggctggccatatacaggccggagttgtaaattgattactggcccaaatacttcactccacaactggtCCTCATATGGTTTGCcggagtcaagccagtgcctcctttgccacgcctgggccgtgttcggcccacatgcattatgccagtgccgactcaaggccagctttgccagcttcatgccgaatccagGCCacatgcctttgctgactgggttgtCTTCACTACGTGCCCATGTATTTGAACAGAATATAATGTATGCCCATTCAGCTATTATAATGATGAAATAATTGGTAAATATGGAActgcaaaagaaaatcaatgtgAAGCATGGATCATAGAATGAAAATGGAACACAATATAACCAAAGgttatattttcttttcttttcttttttaactctGCACACAAGGGCCAGCAGGGGCTGGCACTACCTCACTTGGCTACCCTGACAGCACTCCCTGGCCTAGATTTTgagtttcgggggggggggggggggctcaacggAAATTTCATGTTGGAATCTAAgtgggggtttttttatttgaaaaaaggtcagaaaatcaaagatttgtttctttctgcaccttttcatttgaattt
Protein-coding sequences here:
- the n6amt1 gene encoding methyltransferase N6AMT1 isoform X2, with the protein product MRLTMTANYPTPLYDHAGRGDFSQVYEPSEDSFLLIDALEKDARKLQNMRPCVCVEVGSGSGVVSAFLASLLGPSAIYFCTDVNRAAALCTARTASRNTVSLEPIITDLVESLLLRLSGQVDVLLFNPPYVVTPSSEVGSKGIEAAWAGGSRGREVTDRFLPIVSQLLSSRGLFYLVTIAENDPEEIIQTLSGYGLQGKPHLSTRAGNERLTVLCFHWCKHA
- the n6amt1 gene encoding methyltransferase N6AMT1 isoform X1 codes for the protein MRLTMTANYPTPLYDHAGRGDFSQVYEPSEDSFLLIDALEKDARKLQNMSRPCVCVEVGSGSGVVSAFLASLLGPSAIYFCTDVNRAAALCTARTASRNTVSLEPIITDLVESLLLRLSGQVDVLLFNPPYVVTPSSEVGSKGIEAAWAGGSRGREVTDRFLPIVSQLLSSRGLFYLVTIAENDPEEIIQTLSGYGLQGKPHLSTRAGNERLTVLCFHWCKHA